In Anopheles arabiensis isolate DONGOLA chromosome 2, AaraD3, whole genome shotgun sequence, the genomic window ACACGTACAACATTATTTAAGAAAGACATTGAAATTATCTTAAAGTAGTAACTAGCTAAAATACTATCGCACACAACAGGTGTATCACATTGGTAATGGGTACAGAACATTGAGCTTGACGATAGTTAACTCAGGACGCAATGAAACGTCTGTATTAAATAGATATATGTTGATAACAATTATCCgcgaatattttaataacaaaCAGTGATCACTATTAACTATTAACGCTATCAaaaccaaaagcaaaacattatATATTTAGTTGCATGCCTCCAATttcataaacaaataaaaacactttttagaTACCcgcgcaagaaaaaaaaaacaaaacacatcacgcacacacgttACTAACTCCCAATGAGCGAGTGTCCCCTCCCCTCCATTCCATAGCAATACCCATGCGGCCGTGTAGTAGTACAAAGCATCATGAACCCCAACCGCCCCACATTTGCAAGTGTGCAAGACTATTGTTGCATTCTGGTTGCAAACGGCAAGCCCCAAGTTACACACAACGGTCCTTACCTTGCTGCCACCGTCCACCTTCAACCGCCACGAGGGCCTTCGTTCGGCCGTGACACCGGTGGTGGTCGTTGTGGCCGGATCCGCCTTCCGCAGTGTTGGCGATGGCGGCACGGCGGCACCAGCACTCGCTGCACTATTGTCCGCAGGTGCGttcgtgctggtgctgttgctttcgccgccgccgccaccactgTTAGTAGTGCCACTGTTGCTGGCGGGGACCCGGGCCACCAGGTGGCTGTCCAGGTCGCCGTCCGCCACGGCCGCGATCGCGTACTTGTTTGCCTCGTGGCGCAGCTTCTCGGCCAGTGTTAGTGAGTTCGCGTTATCGATATCGAACAGTGAACGTTTAGtgtaggtggtggtggtggtggtggcggctgtGTTGTGGTTGGTATTAGAGGATGcactggtgttgttgttgttgctgttggaggtgttgttggtggtggtggtggtggtggtattaCTATCACTATTACTCACGACACCACCCGCTGCGCCGGACGACGTTCGGATGGTGGCCGAGGTCGCCACCATCGGCTCGctcgcggctgctggcacgtGGAACGTTGCCGTTACGGCAGGAACATCGCCAGCGCCGGTTCCATCCAGTGGATCGGCACTTTCTTTGGAGTTGCTcactgccgccgccgacgCCACCGCCCTCGGGCTGGGCGAGCTCTGCCGTACCGGGGCACTGATGGTATACGATACCGTCACCTTGCTgtcatcctcctcctcgtcgtccatGCCGGCCACACTGCGGCGGTGCCTTCGgtggcctcctcctcctccaccacctccgCCACCGTCGCCACCGTCGTCGAGTGACGATCCCGGTGCGGCTAGTGTGAAACTAGCCGAGACGGCAATTTCTTCCACCTTCGTcgacccaccaccaccgctgccgcCGGTCGCATCATGTGCTACGGACCCTTCCGTTACGTGATTGCtgccttgctgctgctggtcgccAGTGCTGCCGACCGCCGGCACACGATCGTTGGTAAATGAGGGTGATGCAGTGGATGATAATgaggatggtgatgatggcgtTGTCGtggttgttgtcgttgctgtcgCAGTCGCGGGTGCCATTGTGTCGTTCTGTTAATGTCAGAGGTTAATATAGGATCGGTTTAAAGATATGTACATTCATGATCATGAATCCAACGCACTAAATACTGCCTAAAATTGCTTGCCTTTCGATCGAAATGTGTTCTGTACTCAATTTTGGGTTTCAACCTAAACGAGAAACACCACAGCAAGATGCTTTATCATGAATGTGCAGGTGGGACGATCGTCTCAATGTTTCTATGCGTGCCATTCGAAAAGCGTTCCAAAGCGTGTTCAGTATGCCCCTCTGTGCTTCATATTTTTCGCAATCTTCAATCTTGCTTGCATGTACCCCCAAACGTTTCGAAATATTCGCCAAACACTCTTCTAgcgaaatgtaaaatattataataaaaaccTAACATAGCCTTTTTTGTTATAGATCccttttgtttaaatataaaacacCATGATTCTGGAATGATTGTTTTTTACCAATTAATCACCGTAACCAATATcattaataacaaaacaaaaaaagaaaacaacaaacagaagcgaacaaaatttaaaaattcgaACAAAAGCCTTCGCCAAACAATTTGTcacacaataataataataataataaaaaacaatacaactaTTGATGCTTTTGTTACAAAATATTACTTACCCACAGCACAATCGGTTTTAAGttaattcattttcaattcaaacccAAATGCAAACAATCTCAAGCATAAGCCCCTAAACAACTGACAACCCTCCCGGTGGTTGCGTGTTTTTCATTCCAATAAGCCTAACGGTACACGTCCGGGTGGCACTTAATGCACACCCGTTTTCTATTTCCACCCCCCAGATGGTGCTCCTGTTGCTCGATGCGCAACGCACGGCGCTTACGCATTACACTTACTTCGTTGCCCGTTCCGGTAGCGTTCTTCTTCTTGACCAGCTGCTCGGCACTCTTGATCTCGTCCAGCGTGACGCCCTGGGTCGAGCGGCGCGTCTCCCGGACGCGCTTGGCATGGGCCTTGCGTTGCGTTTCGCTCTCTTCGTCCCGCGTCGGTGGTACAAATGATCTGCAATAACGgtttaaaatgcaaacacaGATGTTAAATTATATGGAAGGTTTTGAACATACACGCGAAAACGACATTAGTTATTTACATCAAtctcgacaaaaaaaaaaaaaatgactaaggTTTTAATGAAAAAGCTCAGGCGAAGAAAATGATGGACGGGGTGTGTTGGTTTTCCAGATCGTGTGGAATGACAATATGTATGACTGTTTCTGTACGGTGTTAGGAAAGGTGTTATTTCAGGATCGCGAACTACAAGTGGAGCAAATCTTCACGCTGGCAAACGGGGGGTGTTATTCGTACATTCGGTACAGCACATGCGGGGACACAGAACCGTCATCGTTCTGAAAATTCGACAACATTCTAGGCAAATCAGTGAAAAACAACAGCAGAGTTAAACAagagacaaataaacatttgaTTGAACACCCCTCATCGAAGACTCTCTTGAAGTCACTATCATCAAACACACGCGTAATGCACACAATAATGCGGATTAGGACAACACTTGCAAAAAACAACGGAGCCACCATTCGCTCGCTTTGTGGACATTACTTGaaaaagtttttgaaaatatttcccGGCGACAGCTTGTTCGACGAGGGGCTGGTCGTCGTCACCGGCGTTGTTCCCGCGGGTGGCTGCTGTTCCAGCACCGCTGCTGGAGCCGGTGCTGCGGTGTACGATGGCATGATTAACTTCACTGCCGCCGGTTCCTCGAACGACGCCTCCTCTTGGGACGCTTCCGGCTTGCCCGGTCTGCCATCGTACCGTCCACCACCCCTCGGCTGTTCGGCTGGTTGCTGACGCcgttgctcctgctgctgctgctgctcctggaGCTGCTGTTGTCTCTTCTCGTTGAGTGAGGAGAGAAATTTATTGCGCTCATTATTGATCTTCGTCTTCTGCGCCTGCTCAATGTATTTGCGGTTGAGTTCGAACAGGCTGtggtttttgttcgtttcggGCCCGGTGGCCGGTGTTAGCGTGGTCTCGTGCGCCGTGTGATCGGCCGCCTCGGGTGCGGATGTGGTGGATGAGGTATGATCATTCGCAACCGTGCTATTCGTTGCCGAGGGTTTGCGCACCGTCTCCGGTTGATCCTCGTACCGCTTCCGGTAGCGATCACCGaacggtgtggtggtggtgctgctactGTTATCAGTGTTGTTGTTCATGGTCGTATTCTTGTGGCTGTTGAGGGTGATTGGTGTGGGTATGGAGCTGCAAGATTGGTGACCATGGTGTCGATACGCGCCCGTACACGGTGTGGTATGGGGGACGAGTTTTGAAAtggcaacatacacacacacacacgcgcgagtCGATACGAGTGAAGAGGATCATGAAAATAtttgtgaaataaaacattacaagATGGGAGCGTTCGCGCGATTTAATGAAGATACCATTGAGCTTCTTCAGCTCACCGAGACGACTACCTGATTGAAAGAGCCCAAAACCCACAACACCTGACACGACGGTCAAAACTAACATTCCCAACCAGCTCTCTTCCTTACCTCCTGATCTGTCCGGCAGTGGGCGTTGTCGTCGGCGTTCCGGACGGACTGGTCGGTGGCGAGACGGCACCGGAGCTTCCCGTGGTGCTGCCCGTTGTGTTGTTCGCTGCACCCGTACCGGTTGCTGCTGGAGGCACGAGGTTGGTGGTTGCGCCGGACGCCGGTCCGGTCGCCGATGACGGTGATGTGGTCGTGCTTCCCAGGACCAAAttgcttgttgttttcctacaaaacaaaaacgggtGAAACGGAGAATCATTAGTTCATCTCAATTGCGGTATGCCACGGCACGGAAAGCATGTGTTGAACAATACGGGTAAGCGGTAAGTGTAGGTAAGTAAAACATCAGTATCATTCCACAAAACCGAGAAGAAAACAGCATAACCAGGCTGGAGCAAATCTTACAAAGCAATGAATAATGGCGTGGTATAGATACAGGTGCTAACAGACATGAAGGGAGatagtgaaagagagagagagagagagagagagaggagttttcttgcttctttttttggtaaaaggaacaaaaaaaggcaaaatggAGTACAGAATAATTGCTCTTGTGTTACCTTAGTGTCCGATGATCCTTTAGTGAGGCGGACCGCTGCACCAGGTACGACGAAATGTTCGATGCAGGCGTCGTCGccgtagtagtagtggtagtactattgttattgttgttgttgttgctgctgttgttgttgttgttgttcgaggCGGTACTGGTTTTAGTGTTAATAGGCGTCGATGGTAGGATCGTGTGGGGGCATGAGTTAGCCTGTATTCGTGCTCGCAGCTCGGCATACCGCTGGTAGAACCTGCATAGGgccattgcacacacacacacacacacacacgagcgcgcaTCGTTTGCGGCCATGTTTAGCAAATGTGTTGGTCACGAGTACGTGTACGCGGAAAGGGAAGGATAGTGTGTGGTTACATGTTGCAAGTGTAATGACGTAGTATGTAGTATGTAGGCCGCGTCGTGTAGTGCAAATGTTGGATGATGTTGTGCAAAAAACAGTAACCGGCCATATATGCGGTAGTATTTTAGGGGTTTTGTGTTGTAGTTTGTAAGTATTCAACATCAGGAAAGGTGCCGTTGAAGAAGTATATGTCCATGATACACACAGGTAGTAGTGGTGTGCCGAGATAAGGTAGTGGGAGTTAATAAACAATTAGAAAACACAAGCCATTAATAAGAAGAATTAAACGGATTTTTTAACAACGTACAACAATTACGAAGAAACACATCCTTGTCCTGTGTGCATGATTCGATTGCGtttaatttcagttttaatcTTGTTTTATACATTATTGGGGCAATGAAACATGCAAAGCCGTTAATGagtttttaaactttaaacgtAAAATGCGAATATCAATATAACAATCTTTAACGCAAATAAATCTGTACGGTCCAATTACACGCGAGGAAAAAACCATATCAGCAAccaatatttaaacaaaataaaagaaaaaaataaagaaaaacacacgcacacggtacacaaacacatacacacagcaatAGAAGAGAAACCCCGAAACGGTTCCACAGAACGGCGCGCAATACTCACTTTTCGTCACTCTCGAAGCTCTGCGTTCTCCTCAGTATCACATCCGGTTCGGTtggtttattttccttttccgaAACTACTGGTTTCGTAGCGCGATGAGGCGGCCAGGGAAGGCAGGAAGGAATGAAAATTacaacaagaaagaaagagagtaaACACATATGCTTATTTAGAAAATTGctcaataacaaaaacaaaacacttcaaaGGCTCGAAATTAAAGCTAAtggatgttctttttttttttttgttgtgtgtagtGGGCTTTTTATAAAGATGAACCAAATCAACtagcagttttttttcatttggtAGATTTTTCAACTGTGCGAACAAAGATACCGAAAGATGGCAGTACTGGCGCAACGCAGTCGCGAATATTTGAACCttatttttcgaattttccATACTGTTAGCGTGAAGATGAGAGCAATGGGAAGCATACGGGGGTGGCCAATGCATCTTTCATGAAGGATACATTGCACCATCTACTTTTGCTTGTTGCAAATGAAGGTTTGAAATATGCTTGCGAATGCTTAGGACAATGATACACAAATGGCGACAAAaacggcagcatcagcagtaaCAGAACGAGGCGATTGATCGTACAGTGTGAAAATAGGCGCATAAGTACAGGAAGGTCGATGAGGTAGAGGTGCTTCGTCACAGGAGCACACCGTGAGCGACATGAAGGAGCTTGCGACGAAGCGATTATATGAGCGATTATGAGATATTGAACGTGAGCAAACAATACAGCACTGAAcaagaaacgaaacgaaatagcaaacaaaaagcagcACATGAACAGAACAGTAAGAAACAACAGAACAGAAGAACAGAACATTACGGTTGCGCTTGGACGTAAAAACGAGGTTAGCGTAGTCGACGACATCATCGGCCGGCGGTTGCTGTGCTTCCTCGTAGAACTGGCGCGGCACAGGCGTCGGTACGGCACGCGCACGGCGCCACGGTGCCGTTGGTGGGGCCGCTGGATTGTTAGCGATCGCTGGTGCAGCATTGTTCGACGGTACCGGCGGCTCCGTCACACGTGGCTTCGGCGCTACAATTTGTGTGGTCAGTGGAACCGGCGTCGGTCGCGAGATGATTGGAACGGGCCGTGGCAACAGTTCGTCTGTTCGTCGATGGTTAAAGCACAGCCAATACCACAGACATGCCACCATGTTGTGAGAAGCACATCGCAACGAACGATCACGTTGGTGTTCAAGATATCACGATACACAGGCAGCAGTGTGAGCACAAGTCGGTTAGAAGACGACACGTGTAAGAACATTGTGGAACGGCAGCAGAATAGTGCGTTGCAGGCCCAAAACAGCACACGTTGCAGTAACGTTGGTTAGTTGAATAGCATTAACAACAATCATACAGCACGCGGTAAAACGGTTCGAAAGCATCCTATGTGGATCGATTCATAAAAGTCTGTCTTTTGATGGTTCCAAAAGATTGCCAATTGCGATGAagtggaatgatttttttttttaaatcaactaATAACAATTATACAAATAAGGATCAATCCAAGCGCAAGGAATGCTTCAAGTAGTTCGGCGGACTTCACGGTCAAGATGATTACTATTTCAAGCAAAACtagtaaaatgaaaataaagcgTTAATTCTACACAAAATAGCACGTGCATTTTCAACATGCCTAGCAGCCAAACACACCTCACATTCATCACAGACCAGAAAAGCGTATGATCTGGGAATAGTGACACACGTCGCACGGTGCAATCTTATCCCTTTTGAGAGCTTTGATGAGCACTTAAAagcttatgttttttttttaattttactgcGTAATATAGTTTCTTATTGTACCGATATGTCGTACAGTCGCTCCAAATCGTTATTCCCACTAAACAATCCTTTTCGCAAACATCTTTTCGGATCTGTGAATCGTGTGCGGAATTGTAACGCATATGTAACGCATTGTAACATACGAAAGTCACAAGTAAACAAAACGACGGAAACCGAGCGAACCAAACCATACGTCGTCAATTAACCAACTCAAATCAAACGCCTCAAATTAAAGGTAATCAAACAGAGCGAGCACttgcatagaaaaaaaaacacaggccAGAGGTCAAACAAACTCCCTCCAACGCCAGTAGCGTGTTCTGTAGGGAGTATGCTGCACGACCGTTACAGAACGGCGAGCGAACATTTTTCtctttcacgcacacacacacacacaaacacatccggTTGGTGgaatccaacacacacacacacccgcgcaGCCACAATAAGGGCAGGGGGCGAAGGTTGTATTCCACCAGCGGAGTGGATGGTCCGCAGTTTGGCTGGCTGTACCTGTTTCGGACTCGGTCATACTACTATCGGCGGACGGATTCGAGGAGGAGTACGGTTCCGACGATACGCTGccattttcctcttcttcctcctcctcctcctcttcctcgctTTCGGCATCCTTTGTTTGGTTGATTTGTGCGGGTGAAGGAAGAACTTGCTGGTACGGCACGCTACCGATGGACGAATCGGTTACGTCCTCGCCTGGACGGCTCGCTTGCGCACTAACGTGCTCTTGCtgctcctcttcttcctctgcgtcttcctcctcttcttcctcttcctcttccacttcctcctcctctgcctcctcttcctcttccagCGCCTCGTCTACCGTATCATCCATCGtctcctcatcctcctcttcatctttttcatctgctgcttcttcttcttcttggtctCCTGCAACTTGCGGGGATTCCGGAAGCGCTTCGGCAACAGTTTCCccgccatcgtcgtcgtcgccgtagTCGACGGCGACGGATCCACCAGCTGGGTAGCATCCACACCCAAGGGTCCAGCGGGCGCGTGATTGTGGGAGGTTGTATTGAAGGGAATCATATTGACTTAACAAGATACACTTTTACATAGCGGAAACTCAATCGTGATACCGGCGAGATATGGATGTGCGAAAACGAAaggcgaaagaaaaagaacccccccccccaatacGGTCCCCCAACTGCCAACTCATGTGACTCTAATTTGGATTTCGTTGgtccaaaaaccaaaacacgaaGCGACACATAGCGCAAACAAAGGGAGCGGGTGATCCAACGGGGCACCGGGCCGGTATGATAAAAGCCAGCAGTGTTTTCTTTCGTGTCTCGAATAGCCTGTCCGTTCCAGATATCCAATTAGTCAATCGCCTTTGCCAACTCAATTGACCCCCATCGACAGTGGACAAAAACGAATGACCGCTTGGACACGGGGGGGAAATGAACGGGAATGCGGGATGGGACGCGCACGAAATCATGTGTGCAAGGGAAGGGGGTTGCGCCACCGAGGGGCACGCGGGATGTGTGGTTACACGGCGCGGCTGATCTGATCGCCCTATACACCTACCTTCCTTCTCCTTATTGCTGTCAATCGGTTTCACCTCGACCCGAATCACCTTGGTCGGCGTTTCCGTACTATTTTCGAAGTTGTCCGTAATCCTGCCACCATCACGCGGGTGCAATGTACcggaaaagaaacagaaaggCAAACATTAGGCCACAGGCGCAAAACGAGGTACGCGTTCGCAAACGCACGCTTATCCGAGAACCCCACCGTACCTATTTCCGTGACTAGGTGGTCTGCGCTTCGTGCGCTTCCCGTTCTTGCGGGCATCCTTCAGCAAAGGCACGATATCGTCCTGGGCAATGTCGATCGCCAGCTGGCCGCTGTAGTTCTGCACGTCGATGTCGGCGCTTGCGTTCAGCAGCATCTGTGTGGCTTCCTTCTGGCCCCAGTAGGCGGCCGCGTGCAGCGGCGTCCAGCCGTCCACGTCCTGCCGGTCGATGTCGCCCCGGCCctcgagcagcagcttcagcacgCCGATGTAGCCCTTGGCGGCGGCGACATGTATCGCGGTGGCGCCCGTCTTCGGGTGCGCCTTATCACAGTCCGGGCTGTCCGTGCGGAGCCACTTGGTCGCGTCGCTCAGCATGATGCGCTCCTCCGCCTGGCGCGCCTCCTCGCAGTCGATGCCCTGCTCGTCCAGGTGGTGCTGGATCAGGTCCTCCATCGCGTCCGAGTTGGCGAGATCGACCGCCAGCTCGCCATCGCTGTTGATCGACGCCAGGTCGGCACCGTTCTCTATCAGATAGCGTGCTATACTTAGAAAGCTGCAAGAAAGTAAGCAAACGTAGCGTTAgaattggatttttttggaTTTGTGTCTGTGGAACCGAACGACTAGTTCGATCGGTCTTCGTTTACCCGCATGATGCTGTGGCATGCAATGGTGTCCAGCCTTCGTTGTCCTTCCGGTTGACGTCGGCACCTTTCTGTACGAGAAACTCCACCATGTCCAGATTGTCATCGATGCACGCCTGAAACCAGGAAACCAGGAAGGTGGGAGAAAAATGGGAGAAATTATATTAGTTATGCGTGTTTATTGGCATTCAttgttgatgatttgttttgtctACTCTCTACCCAGtgtaaaaagaaacacacaagtGTCTACCAGGTCTTAAAAATCGCTGCTAAGAATAGAAGTGCTGTTCCGACTGTATCCACCAATTTCCAGCATCCCAACGATTCCCATTTACACTGCGAACATTAATTATATTTGGTgcagtgatgggtaaagttggcaaaaatccggagtcaactccgatccgactccgataatttTGGAACCGAATCCGGAAGGTAGTTCCggccagcattatccggagtcgtttgcaATTGTCCAGAATTTCGCGGAGTAGTCCGGAGGTgttcggagttggagtcgtctggagtcgttcggagtcggttggagtcgtccggaatcggtttGAGTTAGAGTTATCCGGAGTCTGCCTTTGAACGAAATGAAGTGCCTGACTACAAGCACATTGCACTGGACGGCTCCTGTTGATTCCGATCGACTccaattccggacgactccgattcccAACGACTCCgtttccgaacgactccaggtGACTCCATGCGACTACGGACGTTTCCGGACgtttccgaatgactccgaacggctccgactccgggcggaactagtggtttGGGTTTTTACCGGAGTCGgtatcggactaacaatagcccaagccggatcggagtcgtgggtatGCTCtgaagagcacatcactagtttggTGCATTACATTGAACACTCAAAGCTTCTGGCAACAGACAAAATGTACCAATCGAATGGTCCTCTACCTCTCTCCCTAGACGCCTGCAGCCACTTTGTTGCCCAACTGTTATACACAGGATGTTGATGGACGTTTTCCAACCGGTTACGGCGAACCAGGGCGCGCCGTCAAGGTTAATTGTAATTTCGTGTGgagaaattatgaaatttcCATGTCGTCTAAAACCGTATCCCCTAGGACCTAAGCGTGACGCAGATTAAAGTGGAAAGGGAGAGGAAAGAGGTGCCTACTGTCGAAATATACAAACTTTTTACTGCCCTCACATTCAACCGCatcaccacccacccacctgGGTGGAGATTTGCCGGCAGCTGCTGTCGATCAGTACAAAATGAtcttgaacacacacacacgcgtgtgaTGTTTGCCCCGCTGTTCTCTAATCGCATAAACGGGCGCAAAATGGTTCGTGCTTAAATTCACTATCGGGAAGCGAAAATCAAGCCCTGCatgcgagggggggggggagagtagATGCTGCTGTAAGAGTTGCTGTTGTGGCGGCAGGGCCGACGACTCCAcgaaacgagagagagagacgaggGCTAAAATAGACAGGATCGAAGCCGTTGAAGCCAGCACCATGCGCACGCGCCACCGGCGGAACGACCGACGTTGCTTttattccttttattttttcctccccaaacTCAACAGAAAACCTTGGAAATTCTCTCTCTGACGTCAATCGGTCGGTGCGCGGCCGGTGCGCGACAGTGGTCGCCAGACACACGGCCACGGGAAACACCATTATTATTGCGACTGTGTTGCGGTGGACCGTATGGATGGCCTTTTGCACCGTGCGGAGTATTTCGCTGGCAAACTACATAGGGGAGACACAATTCTTGGGCATTAAAAAAACGCGTCCCAGAAGGAAGCTTATCTAGAAAAAGGGTTTGCTACTCTAGCGGAAGTAGCTTTTCAACCGAAACCACGTTCGTATAGTTTCcattttttaatacaattatAACTAACACTTTATATTCTTGGCGCGCCGAAAAATAAATACAGCCCTGGCGAGAGATCAAGCGTATTATAGTGTTGTATCCGATCGTTAAATTTTAAAGCGGATTTTCATCAATCCAGCTCCCGCGGGAGTCTCGGATCTGATCTGTGCAGCGATgtaaaaaatgggaaaagaacaaatcaaaacacgcACTTGCAGCGGTGATCGCGGTCTATAACTGCTGTCTCTCTTCTCTTTCGAAAAACAtagcagccagccagcacgCGTTCAATAAAAATGCTCATTTGATCGCAGTTGTTAACGACGCTTTTTCGGACACGTTTTAATTGCCCCATAAGGTGCTGGCAAGGACAACCGGAGAATGCTCCCTCAAGCTGTGCGCGAGAGGCAGGGAGCGAAGAGATGGatgcaaaaaaatacgcacacatacacacacactcacacagaaacTGCACGAGAAGGTTGCTACTTTCGGCGCATAACACGTTTTGACGTACGGCATGGGAGATAGATACCGCTTGCGACaggttgttattattgttacgATAAATATAAATGTTTATGTTGAGAAAGGTTGCGATCATTCAAAAGCTGTGGAAGTAAAGTGCCAATCAAGAGTGATATTACTTCTataaatatatgtatttaGTACGCAGAACTCGTTCCAATCGCCATACAAAAATGCGGAGAAGAAtcgaattaaaaacaaaattgcaaaaaaacactcctACACTTGTTGCACCTCTTTCGTCAGTCCACACATGCCGATTAAACGCCGATTGCAATGTGCAGCACGTTTCAGTGGTCTCACAAACGATGCACGGTCGTTTGCTGAATGAATACGGCACGTTCAATTCCCACGGGGAAAGCGCCATGCTGCCAAACGGATACATGTCGCCCCCCCTTCCCGAGAGCAAAACCCGcgtgcctctctctctctctctctgtggtgGGAATTCGGGAGGGCTTCACCACCATCGTACGCAATCAGTCGAGTTGGTGTGTGCAATTCTAGCGTTTATGcgccacacacaaacccacaagTCATCATCTCGTGCCAACTGGAGCAGGTGTTGCTTAAAGATTTAATTTGCCCCaccggtggtgatggtggtgcaagGGCACTCTTTGGGTTGGATATTTCGCTTCGGAGCGAAGGCCAACGCTTCAAGAGACACGTTGGGGTTGGGTGAGATGatggacatttttttttatcgtgctCCCCAGAGGGGCC contains:
- the LOC120896407 gene encoding protein phosphatase 1 regulatory subunit 12A isoform X16, encoding MSLDNRNTSAQYKRAEQLKRWEESEMNKKLSGAPKSPSSRRIKFSSGCIFLAACVAGDKEEVEWLLKNGADIDTANVDGLTALHQACIDDNLDMVEFLVQKGADVNRKDNEGWTPLHATASCGFLSIARYLIENGADLASINSDGELAVDLANSDAMEDLIQHHLDEQGIDCEEARQAEERIMLSDATKWLRTDSPDCDKAHPKTGATAIHVAAAKGYIGVLKLLLEGRGDIDRQDVDGWTPLHAAAYWGQKEATQMLLNASADIDVQNYSGQLAIDIAQDDIVPLLKDARKNGKRTKRRPPSHGNRITDNFENSTETPTKVIRVEVKPIDSNKEKEAGGSVAVDYGDDDDGGETVAEALPESPQVAGDQEEEEAADEKDEEEDEETMDDTVDEALEEEEEAEEEEVEEEEEEEEEDAEEEEEQQEHVSAQASRPGEDVTDSSIGSVPYQQVLPSPAQINQTKDAESEEEEEEEEEEENGSVSSEPYSSSNPSADSSMTESETDELLPRPVPIISRPTPVPLTTQIVAPKPRVTEPPVPSNNAAPAIANNPAAPPTAPWRRARAVPTPVPRQFYEEAQQPPADDVVDYANLVFTSKRNLVSEKENKPTEPDVILRRTQSFESDEKFYQRYAELRARIQANSCPHTILPSTPINTKTSTASNNNNNNSSNNNNNNNSTTTTTTATTPASNISSYLVQRSASLKDHRTLRKTTSNLVLGSTTTSPSSATGPASGATTNLVPPAATGTGAANNTTGSTTGSSGAVSPPTSPSGTPTTTPTAGQIRRDNSSSRSSSSSRSNGVSNQPNSRGVVDGTMADRASRKRPKRRRRSRNRRQ